The following proteins are co-located in the Lagenorhynchus albirostris chromosome 2, mLagAlb1.1, whole genome shotgun sequence genome:
- the CCNL2 gene encoding cyclin-L2 isoform X1, which yields MATATATAGAGAPGPAAPAAAAGTPASGGAAPGSQGVLIGDRLYSGVLITLENCLLPDDKLRFTPSMSSGLDTDTETDLRVVGCELIQAAGILLRLPQVAMATGQVLFQRFFYTKSFVKHSMEHVSMACVHLASKIEEAPRRIRDVINVFHRLRHLREKKKPVPLLLDQDYVNLKNQIIKAERRVLKELGFCVHVKHPHKIIVMYLQVLECERNRHLVQTSWNYMNDSLRTDVFVRFQPESIACACIYLAARTLEIPLPNRPHWFLLFGATEEEIQEICLKILQLYTRKKVDLTHLEGEVEKRRYALDEAKAQAKGLLPGGTQVLDSTSRFSPAPKPAESPKEGQGDKPSPLSVKNARRKVEGVKRAKADSPVNGLPRGRGARSRSGSHEQSYSRSPSPSASPKRRKSDSGSTSGGSKSQSRSRSRSDSPPRQAHRGAPYKGSKVRSYRRSKDCKYSAQKPHKSQSRSSSRSRSRSRERADNSGKYKKKSHYCRDQRRERSRSYERAGHRYERDHPGHSRHRR from the exons ATGGCGACGGCGACGGCGACGGCCGGGGCCGGGGCTCCGGGACCGGCGGCCCCCGCGGCAGCGGCCGGCACGCCGGCCTCCGGGGGCGCAGCTCCCGGGTCGCAGGGGGTGCTAATTGGGGACCGGCTGTACTCCGGGGTGCTCATCACTCTGGAGAACTGCCTCCTGCCGGACGACAAGCTCCGCTTCACGCCGTCCATGTCGAGTGGCCTCGACACTGACACGGAGACCGACCTCCGCGTGGTGGGCTGCGAGCTCATCCAGGCGGCCGGCATCCTGCTCCGCCTGCCGCAG GTTGCCATGGCTACCGGGCAGGTGTTGTTCCAGCGGTTCTTCTACACCAAGTCCTTTGTGAAGCATTCCATGGAG CACGTGTCAATGGCCTGTGTTCACTTGGCCTCCAAGATAGAAGAGGCTCCACGACGGATACGGGACGTCATCAACGTGTTTCATCGCCTTCGACACCTGAGAGAGAAAAA AAAACCTGTGCCTCTACTGTTGGATCAAGATTATGTTAACTTAAAGAATCAAATTATAAAGGCAGAAAGGCGAGTTCTCAAAGAGTTGGGTTTCTGCGTCCATGTGAAGCACCCTCACAAG ATAATCGTTATGTACCTTCAGGTGTTAGAGTGTGAGCGTAACCGACACCTGGTCCAGACCTCATG GAACTACATGAATGACAGCCTTCGCACAGACGTTTTTGTGAGGTTCCAGCCTGAGAGCATCGCCTGTGCCTGCATCTATCTTGCTGCCCGGACACTGGAG ATCCCTTTGCCCAATCGTCCCCAttggtttcttttgtttggagcaaCTGAAGAAGAAATTCAAGAAATCTGCTTAAAAATTCTGCAGCTATATACTCGGAAAAAG GTTGACCTGACCCACCTGGAAGGTGAAGTGGAGAAGCGCAGGTACGCCCTTGATGAGGCAAAGGCACAAGCCAAGGGCCTGTTGCCCGGCGGCACCCAGGTGCTGGACAGCACGTCGCGGTTCTCACCTGCCCCCAAGCCGG CGGAATCCCCCAAGGAAGGCCAAGGAGACAAGCCTTCCCCACTCTCTGTGAAGAATGCCCGGAGGAAAGTGGAGGGCGTGAAGAGAGCCAAGGCCGACAGCCCGGTGAACGG CTTGCCGAGGGGGCGAGGGGCTCGAAGTCGGAGTGGGAGTCACGAGCAGAGTTATTCCAGGTCCCCGTCGCCATCCGCTTCTCCTAAGAGAAG GAAAAGCGACAGCGGCTCTACATCTGGCGGGTCCAAGTCACAGAGCCGCTCACGGAGCCGGAGTGACTCCCCACCCAGACAGGCCCATCGGGGCGCTCCCTACAAAGGCTCCAAAGTAAGGAGCTACCGGAGGTCCAAGGACTGCAAGTACTCTGCCCAGAAGCCACACAAGTCTCAGAGCCGGAGCTCCTCCCGCTCTCGGAGCCGCTCACGGGAACGGGCGGATAATTCTggaaaatacaagaagaaaagtCATTACTGTAGAGACCAGCGACGGGAGCGTTCTCGCTCTTACGAGCGAGCGGGCCATCGCTATGAGCGGGACCACCCCGGGCACAGCAGGCACCGGAGGTGA
- the CCNL2 gene encoding cyclin-L2 isoform X2 — MATATATAGAGAPGPAAPAAAAGTPASGGAAPGSQGVLIGDRLYSGVLITLENCLLPDDKLRFTPSMSSGLDTDTETDLRVVGCELIQAAGILLRLPQVAMATGQVLFQRFFYTKSFVKHSMEHVSMACVHLASKIEEAPRRIRDVINVFHRLRHLREKKKPVPLLLDQDYVNLKNQIIKAERRVLKELGFCVHVKHPHKIIVMYLQVLECERNRHLVQTSWNYMNDSLRTDVFVRFQPESIACACIYLAARTLEIPLPNRPHWFLLFGATEEEIQEICLKILQLYTRKKVDLTHLEGEVEKRRYALDEAKAQAKGLLPGGTQVLDSTSRFSPAPKPAESPKEGQGDKPSPLSVKNARRKVEGVKRAKADSPVNGKSDSGSTSGGSKSQSRSRSRSDSPPRQAHRGAPYKGSKVRSYRRSKDCKYSAQKPHKSQSRSSSRSRSRSRERADNSGKYKKKSHYCRDQRRERSRSYERAGHRYERDHPGHSRHRR, encoded by the exons ATGGCGACGGCGACGGCGACGGCCGGGGCCGGGGCTCCGGGACCGGCGGCCCCCGCGGCAGCGGCCGGCACGCCGGCCTCCGGGGGCGCAGCTCCCGGGTCGCAGGGGGTGCTAATTGGGGACCGGCTGTACTCCGGGGTGCTCATCACTCTGGAGAACTGCCTCCTGCCGGACGACAAGCTCCGCTTCACGCCGTCCATGTCGAGTGGCCTCGACACTGACACGGAGACCGACCTCCGCGTGGTGGGCTGCGAGCTCATCCAGGCGGCCGGCATCCTGCTCCGCCTGCCGCAG GTTGCCATGGCTACCGGGCAGGTGTTGTTCCAGCGGTTCTTCTACACCAAGTCCTTTGTGAAGCATTCCATGGAG CACGTGTCAATGGCCTGTGTTCACTTGGCCTCCAAGATAGAAGAGGCTCCACGACGGATACGGGACGTCATCAACGTGTTTCATCGCCTTCGACACCTGAGAGAGAAAAA AAAACCTGTGCCTCTACTGTTGGATCAAGATTATGTTAACTTAAAGAATCAAATTATAAAGGCAGAAAGGCGAGTTCTCAAAGAGTTGGGTTTCTGCGTCCATGTGAAGCACCCTCACAAG ATAATCGTTATGTACCTTCAGGTGTTAGAGTGTGAGCGTAACCGACACCTGGTCCAGACCTCATG GAACTACATGAATGACAGCCTTCGCACAGACGTTTTTGTGAGGTTCCAGCCTGAGAGCATCGCCTGTGCCTGCATCTATCTTGCTGCCCGGACACTGGAG ATCCCTTTGCCCAATCGTCCCCAttggtttcttttgtttggagcaaCTGAAGAAGAAATTCAAGAAATCTGCTTAAAAATTCTGCAGCTATATACTCGGAAAAAG GTTGACCTGACCCACCTGGAAGGTGAAGTGGAGAAGCGCAGGTACGCCCTTGATGAGGCAAAGGCACAAGCCAAGGGCCTGTTGCCCGGCGGCACCCAGGTGCTGGACAGCACGTCGCGGTTCTCACCTGCCCCCAAGCCGG CGGAATCCCCCAAGGAAGGCCAAGGAGACAAGCCTTCCCCACTCTCTGTGAAGAATGCCCGGAGGAAAGTGGAGGGCGTGAAGAGAGCCAAGGCCGACAGCCCGGTGAACGG GAAAAGCGACAGCGGCTCTACATCTGGCGGGTCCAAGTCACAGAGCCGCTCACGGAGCCGGAGTGACTCCCCACCCAGACAGGCCCATCGGGGCGCTCCCTACAAAGGCTCCAAAGTAAGGAGCTACCGGAGGTCCAAGGACTGCAAGTACTCTGCCCAGAAGCCACACAAGTCTCAGAGCCGGAGCTCCTCCCGCTCTCGGAGCCGCTCACGGGAACGGGCGGATAATTCTggaaaatacaagaagaaaagtCATTACTGTAGAGACCAGCGACGGGAGCGTTCTCGCTCTTACGAGCGAGCGGGCCATCGCTATGAGCGGGACCACCCCGGGCACAGCAGGCACCGGAGGTGA
- the CCNL2 gene encoding cyclin-L2 isoform X4: MATATATAGAGAPGPAAPAAAAGTPASGGAAPGSQGVLIGDRLYSGVLITLENCLLPDDKLRFTPSMSSGLDTDTETDLRVVGCELIQAAGILLRLPQVAMATGQVLFQRFFYTKSFVKHSMEHVSMACVHLASKIEEAPRRIRDVINVFHRLRHLREKKKPVPLLLDQDYVNLKNQIIKAERRVLKELGFCVHVKHPHKIIVMYLQVLECERNRHLVQTSWVASEGK, from the exons ATGGCGACGGCGACGGCGACGGCCGGGGCCGGGGCTCCGGGACCGGCGGCCCCCGCGGCAGCGGCCGGCACGCCGGCCTCCGGGGGCGCAGCTCCCGGGTCGCAGGGGGTGCTAATTGGGGACCGGCTGTACTCCGGGGTGCTCATCACTCTGGAGAACTGCCTCCTGCCGGACGACAAGCTCCGCTTCACGCCGTCCATGTCGAGTGGCCTCGACACTGACACGGAGACCGACCTCCGCGTGGTGGGCTGCGAGCTCATCCAGGCGGCCGGCATCCTGCTCCGCCTGCCGCAG GTTGCCATGGCTACCGGGCAGGTGTTGTTCCAGCGGTTCTTCTACACCAAGTCCTTTGTGAAGCATTCCATGGAG CACGTGTCAATGGCCTGTGTTCACTTGGCCTCCAAGATAGAAGAGGCTCCACGACGGATACGGGACGTCATCAACGTGTTTCATCGCCTTCGACACCTGAGAGAGAAAAA AAAACCTGTGCCTCTACTGTTGGATCAAGATTATGTTAACTTAAAGAATCAAATTATAAAGGCAGAAAGGCGAGTTCTCAAAGAGTTGGGTTTCTGCGTCCATGTGAAGCACCCTCACAAG ATAATCGTTATGTACCTTCAGGTGTTAGAGTGTGAGCGTAACCGACACCTGGTCCAGACCTCATG GGTAGCCTCTGAGGGTAAGTGA
- the CCNL2 gene encoding cyclin-L2 isoform X3: MATGQVLFQRFFYTKSFVKHSMEHVSMACVHLASKIEEAPRRIRDVINVFHRLRHLREKKKPVPLLLDQDYVNLKNQIIKAERRVLKELGFCVHVKHPHKIIVMYLQVLECERNRHLVQTSWNYMNDSLRTDVFVRFQPESIACACIYLAARTLEIPLPNRPHWFLLFGATEEEIQEICLKILQLYTRKKVDLTHLEGEVEKRRYALDEAKAQAKGLLPGGTQVLDSTSRFSPAPKPAESPKEGQGDKPSPLSVKNARRKVEGVKRAKADSPVNGLPRGRGARSRSGSHEQSYSRSPSPSASPKRRKSDSGSTSGGSKSQSRSRSRSDSPPRQAHRGAPYKGSKVRSYRRSKDCKYSAQKPHKSQSRSSSRSRSRSRERADNSGKYKKKSHYCRDQRRERSRSYERAGHRYERDHPGHSRHRR; the protein is encoded by the exons ATGGCTACCGGGCAGGTGTTGTTCCAGCGGTTCTTCTACACCAAGTCCTTTGTGAAGCATTCCATGGAG CACGTGTCAATGGCCTGTGTTCACTTGGCCTCCAAGATAGAAGAGGCTCCACGACGGATACGGGACGTCATCAACGTGTTTCATCGCCTTCGACACCTGAGAGAGAAAAA AAAACCTGTGCCTCTACTGTTGGATCAAGATTATGTTAACTTAAAGAATCAAATTATAAAGGCAGAAAGGCGAGTTCTCAAAGAGTTGGGTTTCTGCGTCCATGTGAAGCACCCTCACAAG ATAATCGTTATGTACCTTCAGGTGTTAGAGTGTGAGCGTAACCGACACCTGGTCCAGACCTCATG GAACTACATGAATGACAGCCTTCGCACAGACGTTTTTGTGAGGTTCCAGCCTGAGAGCATCGCCTGTGCCTGCATCTATCTTGCTGCCCGGACACTGGAG ATCCCTTTGCCCAATCGTCCCCAttggtttcttttgtttggagcaaCTGAAGAAGAAATTCAAGAAATCTGCTTAAAAATTCTGCAGCTATATACTCGGAAAAAG GTTGACCTGACCCACCTGGAAGGTGAAGTGGAGAAGCGCAGGTACGCCCTTGATGAGGCAAAGGCACAAGCCAAGGGCCTGTTGCCCGGCGGCACCCAGGTGCTGGACAGCACGTCGCGGTTCTCACCTGCCCCCAAGCCGG CGGAATCCCCCAAGGAAGGCCAAGGAGACAAGCCTTCCCCACTCTCTGTGAAGAATGCCCGGAGGAAAGTGGAGGGCGTGAAGAGAGCCAAGGCCGACAGCCCGGTGAACGG CTTGCCGAGGGGGCGAGGGGCTCGAAGTCGGAGTGGGAGTCACGAGCAGAGTTATTCCAGGTCCCCGTCGCCATCCGCTTCTCCTAAGAGAAG GAAAAGCGACAGCGGCTCTACATCTGGCGGGTCCAAGTCACAGAGCCGCTCACGGAGCCGGAGTGACTCCCCACCCAGACAGGCCCATCGGGGCGCTCCCTACAAAGGCTCCAAAGTAAGGAGCTACCGGAGGTCCAAGGACTGCAAGTACTCTGCCCAGAAGCCACACAAGTCTCAGAGCCGGAGCTCCTCCCGCTCTCGGAGCCGCTCACGGGAACGGGCGGATAATTCTggaaaatacaagaagaaaagtCATTACTGTAGAGACCAGCGACGGGAGCGTTCTCGCTCTTACGAGCGAGCGGGCCATCGCTATGAGCGGGACCACCCCGGGCACAGCAGGCACCGGAGGTGA